From Chryseobacterium shandongense, the proteins below share one genomic window:
- a CDS encoding gamma-glutamylcyclotransferase family protein, with amino-acid sequence MPNLFSYGTLQKQQVQIETFGRILQGEKDILTGFKIEMLEITDPEVLRKSKQKYHPILVFSGNPEDEVEGVLFEVTDEEILQADEYEVDDYKRIETVFKSGKSGFIYVGK; translated from the coding sequence ATGCCCAATTTATTTTCATATGGAACTCTCCAAAAGCAACAGGTTCAAATCGAAACTTTCGGAAGAATACTGCAGGGAGAAAAAGATATTTTAACAGGCTTTAAAATCGAAATGCTGGAAATTACAGATCCTGAAGTTTTAAGAAAAAGCAAACAGAAATATCATCCTATTTTAGTATTTTCAGGAAATCCGGAAGATGAAGTGGAAGGTGTTTTGTTTGAGGTTACCGACGAAGAAATTCTTCAGGCAGACGAATATGAAGTTGATGACTATAAAAGAATTGAAACCGTCTTTAAATCCGGAAAATCGGGATTTATTTATGTCGGAAAATAG
- a CDS encoding diacylglycerol kinase family protein, translating into MRKPPIHKSFFNAFRGVFLMIKNERNFQIELFAFIINIFLIFYLNLCATDTVLILIVSFGVLVAEIFNTAFEKICDIIQPEFDKRIGFIKDISAGAVILMAILSIITGILIYGKYIFL; encoded by the coding sequence ATGAGGAAACCTCCCATCCATAAAAGTTTTTTCAACGCTTTCCGGGGTGTTTTCCTGATGATAAAAAATGAAAGAAATTTCCAGATTGAGCTGTTCGCCTTCATTATCAACATCTTTTTAATTTTTTACCTGAACCTTTGCGCTACCGATACGGTTTTAATTTTAATCGTTTCTTTCGGCGTGTTAGTTGCTGAAATTTTTAATACTGCCTTTGAAAAAATCTGCGATATCATTCAACCAGAATTCGATAAAAGAATTGGTTTTATCAAAGATATTTCTGCAGGTGCGGTTATTTTAATGGCTATTTTATCAATTATTACGGGCATTTTAATTTATGGAAAATATATTTTTCTTTAA
- the dnaN gene encoding DNA polymerase III subunit beta, translating to MKFIISSGELQKALQTVSGVISSSQSRPILENYLFELDGTQVTITASDGETTLVTSLEVKSDDTGKFAVPAKIFQDFIKTYGEQPLTLVVKDNAEGTGSQLEILDEKDNFAVALDNADDYPELPEFDAAQSVTMSAGVLSEALTNTLFATSNDSLRPVMTGVLFQFGENETNFVSTDSHRLVVYKRNDLMNAEPMEFIMPKKPLNIFKNILASSNEDVTIDFNENMARFTFGKHTWICRLIDGKYPNYTAVIPKENPNVLTINRNLLLGAIKRASIMSNKSTNQVRFKLSANILHLHAEDTEYANKADMQIPCDYNGEDINIGFSSKFLTEMLTILGSDDITMKMSQPNRPGIIEPLDGLEENESILMLSMPVIGL from the coding sequence ATGAAATTTATTATTTCAAGTGGAGAACTGCAGAAAGCTTTGCAAACTGTAAGTGGCGTAATATCAAGCTCTCAGTCGAGACCGATTTTAGAAAATTATCTTTTTGAATTAGACGGAACTCAGGTTACCATTACAGCATCCGATGGCGAGACGACTCTTGTTACTTCCCTGGAGGTAAAGTCAGACGATACTGGGAAGTTTGCCGTTCCTGCCAAGATTTTTCAGGATTTTATCAAGACCTACGGAGAACAGCCATTAACGCTGGTTGTAAAAGATAATGCAGAAGGCACCGGAAGTCAGCTTGAGATTTTAGATGAAAAAGATAACTTTGCCGTAGCATTGGATAACGCAGACGATTATCCGGAACTTCCTGAATTTGATGCGGCACAAAGTGTTACCATGTCTGCAGGCGTTTTATCTGAAGCACTTACCAACACTCTTTTTGCGACAAGTAACGACTCGCTTCGTCCGGTAATGACAGGAGTTTTATTCCAGTTCGGGGAAAATGAAACCAATTTCGTTTCTACCGATTCACACAGACTTGTTGTATATAAAAGAAATGACCTGATGAATGCCGAACCCATGGAATTCATCATGCCGAAAAAACCGCTGAATATCTTCAAAAATATCCTGGCAAGTTCCAATGAAGATGTAACCATCGATTTCAATGAGAATATGGCAAGATTTACTTTCGGAAAACATACTTGGATCTGTAGGCTTATTGATGGCAAATACCCGAATTATACGGCGGTAATTCCAAAAGAAAACCCGAATGTATTAACTATTAATAGAAACCTTCTGCTGGGAGCGATCAAAAGAGCTTCCATCATGTCAAACAAATCTACCAATCAGGTGCGATTTAAATTATCTGCCAATATTCTTCACCTTCACGCCGAAGATACGGAATATGCTAACAAAGCAGACATGCAGATTCCATGCGATTACAACGGGGAAGATATCAATATCGGGTTTAGCTCTAAATTTTTAACTGAAATGTTAACCATTTTAGGATCAGACGATATTACGATGAAAATGTCCCAGCCAAACAGACCGGGAATCATCGAACCTCTTGATGGTCTCGAAGAAAATGAAAGTATCTTAATGTTATCAATGCCGGTAATCGGGTTGTAA
- a CDS encoding M23 family metallopeptidase: MKNIFTLLFLLQFLISFSQNIKIYHQKKGDTIVYYTDNQEIYPVSFVFVHQPEVENMKSPEPFKMTQVFPPKSVKNKVASFIIIDDSKKWSIKKMPGYMTYIGDVTIKDFDSDYQYDLPFRTGKSFTVFQGYNGSFSHQNENSLDFTMPEGTEIVAAREGIVVDLVRTNNFSCPTRSCADKANYITILHPDGTFAQYYHLKQNGVKVNIGDEVKKGSVIGLSGNTGWSKGPHLHFVTYLSSPTADKLMKTIKTLFKTGNGTKAEYLAEKKTYSKNY, from the coding sequence ATGAAAAACATTTTTACCTTACTCTTTTTACTACAATTTTTGATCTCTTTTTCACAAAATATTAAAATTTACCATCAAAAAAAGGGAGATACAATTGTTTATTATACAGATAATCAGGAGATCTATCCCGTATCTTTTGTTTTTGTTCATCAGCCGGAAGTAGAAAATATGAAGAGTCCTGAACCTTTTAAAATGACTCAGGTTTTTCCTCCGAAATCAGTTAAGAATAAGGTGGCAAGTTTTATTATAATTGATGATTCCAAAAAATGGAGTATTAAAAAAATGCCCGGATATATGACATACATTGGAGATGTAACCATAAAAGATTTTGATTCAGATTACCAGTATGATCTTCCTTTTAGGACAGGCAAATCTTTTACTGTTTTTCAGGGATATAACGGTTCGTTTTCACACCAGAATGAAAATTCTTTAGATTTTACCATGCCCGAAGGAACAGAGATTGTAGCAGCTCGGGAAGGAATTGTGGTGGATTTAGTACGTACTAATAATTTTTCCTGTCCTACCAGAAGCTGTGCAGATAAAGCGAATTATATCACAATTCTGCATCCGGACGGTACGTTTGCCCAGTATTATCATTTAAAACAAAATGGAGTGAAAGTAAATATCGGCGATGAGGTAAAGAAGGGCAGTGTGATTGGACTAAGCGGTAATACAGGATGGAGCAAAGGTCCACATTTGCATTTTGTAACTTATCTTTCAAGTCCTACAGCTGATAAACTTATGAAAACCATAAAGACGCTTTTTAAAACAGGCAATGGAACAAAAGCAGAATATCTTGCAGAGAAAAAGACGTACTCAAAAAATTATTAA
- the pheT gene encoding phenylalanine--tRNA ligase subunit beta, translating to MKISNNWLKDFIKTELKTERIGEFLTDIGLEVEGIEKFESIKGSLEGIVVGKVVTCEKHPNADKLKKTTVDVGNGKILNIVCGAPNVEAGQTVPVAVVGTKIYDKSGSFFEIKEAKIRGEVSQGMICAEDELGLSDDHGGIMVLDEEKFEVGKNFADYFEITNDEVLEIGLTPNRTDAMSHYGVARDLYAYLSTNKQKSDFEKVSSVVLSNEGTHDFKLVVEDAELCPRYIGAVIEDVKVAESPAWLKDRLKAIGLSPINNVVDITNYILHGFGQPLHAFDADKIADKTVKVGTVKEGTKFTTLDGVERTLNGSEIMIKDGKDNPMCIAGVFGGAESGVSAETKTIFLESAYFNPVAVRKGAKFHGLNTDASFRFERGVDPNITRTAITHAIKLIQELAEGKLVGDLLEEYPKKIEDNYVIIRFSKIEQILGTKIHREKVKEILKALDIQVLNEIQNGYEISVPAYRADVTREIDVIEEILRIYGYNKIDAPQKISFTPVKLNAKDQDELENSWARTLQSLGFNEVMNNSLTSVKDETDAVKLLNPLSSDLAFMRKSLLEGLLQNAIYNINRKNQDIKFFEFGKIYHKRDKYEERKQLGILVTGRDAAENWLQPKSATSFYNLKAYVKVLLEKLAIDYKEIALADERFSDALAYEVNGTALVRIGKVSAQMLKDFDIEQESFYAEIELELAQKLRSGNELKFKDIPKFNKIRRDLALLIDKNVNYEDLYQTAKKNKSPYLKNINLFDVYEGKNLPEGKKSYAMSFELLNEDKTLEDKEITAVMDSLIKSFQKEFNAELRG from the coding sequence ATGAAAATATCAAACAATTGGCTTAAAGACTTTATCAAAACGGAATTGAAAACTGAAAGAATCGGTGAGTTCCTTACAGATATCGGTCTTGAAGTTGAAGGGATAGAAAAATTTGAAAGTATAAAAGGCAGCCTGGAAGGAATTGTTGTAGGTAAAGTAGTAACCTGCGAAAAGCACCCGAATGCAGACAAGCTCAAAAAAACAACGGTAGACGTTGGGAACGGGAAAATATTAAATATTGTTTGCGGTGCTCCTAATGTGGAAGCCGGACAAACGGTTCCTGTAGCAGTAGTCGGAACAAAAATCTACGATAAATCCGGAAGCTTTTTTGAAATTAAAGAAGCCAAAATCAGAGGAGAAGTTTCTCAGGGAATGATCTGCGCTGAAGATGAACTGGGATTAAGCGATGATCACGGTGGAATTATGGTTCTTGATGAAGAAAAGTTTGAAGTGGGAAAAAATTTCGCTGATTATTTTGAAATAACAAATGACGAAGTTCTGGAAATTGGCTTAACACCAAACAGAACCGATGCCATGTCTCACTACGGTGTAGCAAGAGATCTTTATGCTTACCTTTCTACCAATAAACAAAAATCCGATTTCGAAAAAGTTTCTTCTGTTGTACTGAGCAATGAAGGAACCCATGATTTTAAATTGGTTGTGGAAGATGCCGAACTTTGTCCAAGATATATCGGAGCGGTGATTGAGGATGTAAAAGTTGCAGAATCTCCGGCCTGGCTGAAGGACAGACTTAAAGCGATAGGATTAAGCCCCATCAATAATGTGGTAGACATTACCAACTATATTCTTCATGGTTTCGGTCAGCCGCTTCATGCATTCGATGCAGATAAAATTGCAGATAAAACCGTAAAAGTAGGAACCGTAAAAGAGGGAACAAAATTCACAACGTTAGACGGTGTGGAAAGAACTTTGAACGGTTCTGAAATCATGATCAAAGACGGAAAGGACAACCCGATGTGTATTGCCGGAGTCTTTGGTGGTGCGGAATCCGGAGTTTCAGCCGAGACAAAAACCATTTTCCTGGAAAGTGCTTATTTCAATCCGGTAGCCGTAAGAAAAGGAGCAAAATTCCACGGATTAAACACGGATGCCTCGTTCAGGTTTGAAAGAGGCGTGGACCCTAATATTACCAGAACAGCTATCACACACGCTATTAAATTAATTCAGGAGTTGGCGGAAGGAAAATTAGTGGGCGATTTGCTGGAAGAATATCCTAAGAAAATTGAAGACAATTATGTCATCATCAGATTTTCTAAAATAGAGCAGATCTTAGGTACCAAGATTCACAGGGAAAAAGTAAAAGAAATTTTAAAGGCGCTTGATATTCAGGTTTTAAATGAAATTCAGAACGGTTATGAGATCTCCGTACCGGCTTACAGAGCCGATGTAACAAGAGAAATCGACGTGATTGAAGAGATTTTAAGAATCTACGGGTATAATAAAATTGATGCTCCGCAGAAAATATCTTTCACACCGGTTAAGCTCAATGCAAAAGATCAGGATGAACTTGAAAACAGCTGGGCAAGAACGTTACAGAGCCTTGGTTTCAACGAAGTGATGAATAATTCTTTAACATCTGTAAAAGATGAAACAGACGCTGTAAAACTGTTAAATCCTTTAAGCAGTGATCTTGCATTCATGAGAAAATCTTTATTGGAAGGACTTTTACAGAATGCGATCTACAATATCAACAGGAAAAATCAGGATATTAAGTTCTTCGAATTTGGGAAAATTTATCATAAAAGAGATAAATACGAAGAAAGAAAGCAGCTTGGAATTCTCGTTACAGGAAGAGATGCTGCTGAGAACTGGCTACAGCCGAAATCTGCAACAAGCTTCTATAATTTAAAAGCATATGTAAAGGTTTTACTTGAAAAATTAGCAATTGATTATAAAGAAATAGCTCTTGCAGACGAAAGATTTTCCGATGCGTTGGCTTATGAAGTTAACGGTACAGCTTTGGTAAGAATAGGAAAAGTTTCCGCTCAGATGCTAAAAGATTTTGATATCGAGCAGGAATCTTTCTACGCAGAAATCGAACTGGAATTGGCTCAGAAGCTGCGTTCTGGAAATGAACTGAAATTTAAGGATATTCCTAAATTCAACAAAATCCGAAGGGATTTGGCTTTGCTGATTGATAAAAATGTGAATTACGAAGATCTTTATCAGACCGCTAAAAAGAATAAATCTCCTTATTTAAAAAATATCAACTTATTTGATGTATATGAAGGAAAGAATCTTCCGGAAGGTAAAAAATCATATGCCATGAGCTTTGAACTTCTGAACGAGGATAAAACACTGGAAGACAAAGAAATTACAGCAGTAATGGATTCTCTCATCAAATCGTTCCAAAAAGAATTCAATGCGGAATTGAGAGGGTAA
- a CDS encoding META domain-containing protein, translated as MKNLFLSLCTAVVLVSCGAMAGSASKVGKAQPTLSGTKWALADNVKGKIPTLNIDGEKINGNTGCNNYFGTAKVDPATGNFSAGQMGSTKMACENMSVERNFLDMMSKANKYVITGNVLELYQDNLLLLKFNKAE; from the coding sequence ATGAAAAATCTTTTTTTAAGTTTATGTACTGCAGTGGTTTTGGTTTCCTGCGGAGCAATGGCCGGTTCTGCTTCAAAAGTAGGTAAGGCACAGCCGACACTTTCCGGTACAAAATGGGCTTTGGCTGACAATGTGAAAGGAAAAATTCCTACCCTGAATATTGATGGTGAAAAGATCAACGGAAATACCGGATGTAACAATTATTTCGGGACAGCTAAGGTGGATCCGGCGACGGGTAATTTTTCTGCCGGGCAAATGGGATCTACGAAAATGGCTTGTGAAAATATGAGTGTAGAAAGAAACTTCTTGGATATGATGTCAAAAGCGAATAAATATGTCATTACCGGGAATGTTCTGGAATTGTATCAGGACAATCTTCTCTTATTAAAATTCAATAAGGCTGAATAA
- a CDS encoding 3-hydroxybutyryl-CoA dehydrogenase, whose product MRNIVVIGAGTMGNGIAHTFAQSGFKVNLVDVSQEALDRGLKTITTNLDRIIAKGHLTEEQKSETLGNITTFTALQDAVTSADLIVEAATENQDLKLKIFGQMDEFAPENCILATNTSSISITKIAAATKRADKVIGMHFMNPVPIMKLVEIIKGYSTSKETFDAIYEMSKTLGKVPVEVNDYPGFVANRILMPMINESIETLYNGVAGVEEIDTVMKLGMAHPMGPLQLADFIGLDVCLAILNVMYDGFKNPKYAPNPLLVNMVMAGKLGVKSGEGFYDYSESKKAEKVAKMFSK is encoded by the coding sequence ATCAGAAACATTGTCGTTATCGGAGCCGGAACCATGGGAAATGGTATTGCCCATACTTTTGCACAAAGCGGTTTTAAAGTAAATCTGGTAGATGTATCTCAGGAAGCTTTAGACAGAGGGCTAAAAACCATTACCACCAATCTCGACAGAATAATTGCAAAGGGACATCTTACGGAAGAACAAAAATCTGAGACGTTAGGTAATATTACTACTTTCACAGCACTTCAGGATGCAGTAACCTCAGCAGATCTTATCGTGGAAGCTGCTACGGAAAATCAGGACTTAAAGCTGAAAATTTTCGGTCAAATGGATGAATTTGCACCGGAAAACTGCATTTTGGCAACCAACACCTCCTCTATTTCTATCACAAAAATCGCGGCTGCTACCAAAAGAGCGGATAAAGTAATCGGGATGCACTTTATGAATCCTGTTCCTATTATGAAACTGGTAGAAATTATCAAAGGCTATTCTACTTCAAAAGAGACCTTCGATGCGATCTATGAAATGAGCAAAACATTAGGAAAAGTTCCTGTAGAGGTGAACGATTATCCCGGTTTCGTGGCCAACAGAATTTTGATGCCGATGATCAACGAATCTATCGAAACATTGTACAACGGTGTCGCCGGAGTTGAGGAAATTGACACGGTTATGAAATTAGGAATGGCTCACCCGATGGGACCGCTCCAATTGGCAGATTTTATCGGTCTTGATGTTTGTCTGGCGATCTTAAATGTAATGTACGACGGCTTTAAAAATCCTAAATACGCACCGAATCCATTATTGGTAAATATGGTAATGGCCGGAAAACTAGGTGTAAAATCAGGAGAAGGTTTCTACGATTATTCTGAAAGCAAGAAAGCTGAAAAAGTAGCGAAAATGTTTTCAAAATAA
- a CDS encoding DUF3078 domain-containing protein, translated as MKNKILPMVLFISAFMMGQQNSDKDSLKHWSLSGYNNFHVNQAAFSHWNAGGQSNIGWNARVNYQLTYKENKELFQNIVIIGYGGNKLKGESMRKTQDELFISSNYGRQIYRNWYGVFGSSLSTQFAPGYLHGNPNGRKISNYMAPGYAQVAIGAMFHKNENFYVEIKPLVAKWTFVLDRQLQVEGNYGLKHNGAPYLFQLGSFGSCYYRVRLFDNVTFTNSGSFFSNYLEHPERLVLNYNGELNMKINNYLSTLVTLDVKYDHYQTIHTQLKETLSLGLTYNIHHRF; from the coding sequence ATGAAAAACAAAATTCTACCAATGGTACTGTTTATCAGTGCTTTCATGATGGGCCAGCAAAATAGTGATAAGGACTCATTGAAACACTGGTCTCTTAGTGGATATAATAATTTCCATGTTAATCAGGCTGCATTTTCACACTGGAATGCTGGCGGACAAAGCAATATAGGCTGGAACGCAAGGGTGAATTACCAATTAACCTATAAAGAAAATAAAGAACTTTTTCAGAATATTGTTATTATAGGATATGGAGGCAATAAACTGAAAGGAGAATCCATGCGTAAAACTCAGGATGAACTTTTCATCTCAAGTAATTATGGACGACAAATTTATCGCAATTGGTACGGTGTTTTTGGCTCAAGTTTATCAACACAATTTGCACCGGGATACTTACACGGTAATCCCAATGGAAGAAAAATATCAAATTATATGGCACCAGGTTATGCTCAGGTAGCGATAGGAGCAATGTTTCACAAAAATGAAAATTTTTACGTAGAAATAAAACCTTTAGTAGCAAAATGGACTTTTGTCTTAGACCGACAACTTCAAGTAGAAGGCAATTATGGCTTAAAACATAATGGTGCTCCTTATCTTTTTCAGCTCGGCAGTTTTGGATCGTGTTATTACAGAGTGAGGCTATTTGATAATGTTACTTTTACCAATTCTGGATCATTTTTTTCAAATTATTTAGAACATCCCGAGAGGTTAGTGCTTAACTATAATGGAGAATTAAATATGAAAATTAATAATTATCTATCAACCTTGGTAACATTAGATGTAAAGTATGATCATTACCAAACAATACACACACAGCTGAAAGAGACATTATCCTTAGGGTTAACGTATAATATCCATCACAGATTTTAA
- a CDS encoding C1 family peptidase, which translates to MKKNKKNYVLMSFIIFSLMITGCSYGEEEIKEDQRPKPKGAYINVEDDVAAAEASAIYPISGFPAAFALNVPAIGDQQQTEECVSFSLAYYIMGFYNGVQGGTTNEDLSGSPQFLYTMYKSINANDSDCKSGVFMFDVPSANIKGLANVAIDKGTCSYKELPLTETGCSPYPTASQIAAAAANKPGGIFRLENHQYSSVENLKSWLYSGFPVWFCVPINEKWTMAGKYYIWSNSEGENVGGHAMTVVGWDDTKQAFKIANSWGEQWGDHGFGWISYSYFSHLIQNGNGDIAIVAPNTAQQNHTNTIAPGSCQNSQTGSIDFKNTTAHNLTISITTGGKTVKVIVNPGNSGRIIGLPAGAITAKAYTNQNTVYQTYDITLSPCQTAYHVIS; encoded by the coding sequence ATGAAAAAAAATAAAAAAAATTATGTACTCATGTCCTTCATTATCTTTTCATTAATGATAACAGGCTGTAGCTATGGTGAAGAAGAGATAAAAGAAGATCAAAGACCAAAACCGAAAGGGGCTTATATTAATGTTGAGGATGATGTCGCAGCAGCTGAGGCAAGTGCCATATATCCTATATCCGGCTTTCCAGCTGCATTTGCCCTTAATGTTCCCGCCATAGGCGATCAGCAACAAACTGAAGAGTGTGTTTCCTTTTCGCTTGCTTACTACATTATGGGATTTTACAACGGAGTACAAGGAGGAACTACGAACGAAGATTTATCAGGCAGTCCTCAATTTCTGTATACGATGTACAAATCAATAAATGCAAATGATTCGGATTGTAAAAGTGGAGTTTTTATGTTTGACGTTCCAAGTGCAAATATAAAGGGGTTGGCAAATGTAGCAATTGATAAAGGAACCTGTTCTTATAAAGAACTTCCTCTTACTGAAACCGGTTGTTCTCCTTATCCCACTGCTTCACAAATTGCTGCAGCTGCAGCTAATAAGCCGGGGGGCATTTTCAGGCTGGAGAACCATCAATACAGCAGTGTTGAAAATTTAAAATCCTGGCTGTATTCAGGTTTTCCCGTTTGGTTTTGTGTCCCGATTAATGAAAAATGGACAATGGCAGGAAAGTATTATATATGGAGCAATTCAGAAGGAGAAAATGTAGGAGGACATGCCATGACCGTCGTTGGGTGGGACGATACCAAACAGGCTTTTAAGATCGCAAACTCTTGGGGAGAACAATGGGGAGATCACGGTTTTGGATGGATTAGTTACAGCTATTTTTCACATCTTATTCAAAATGGAAATGGTGATATAGCGATTGTTGCACCTAACACAGCCCAACAGAACCATACTAATACAATTGCTCCCGGAAGCTGCCAGAATTCGCAGACAGGAAGCATCGATTTCAAAAATACAACTGCACATAATCTTACCATAAGTATTACAACTGGTGGAAAAACAGTAAAAGTGATTGTTAATCCAGGTAATTCGGGACGGATAATCGGGCTGCCGGCCGGAGCAATTACAGCAAAAGCATATACCAATCAGAATACGGTCTATCAAACATATGATATTACACTATCTCCCTGTCAGACAGCTTATCATGTAATTAGCTAA
- the bla-A gene encoding CGA/CIA family class A beta-lactamase: MKKIGLLFVLISVFIFGQQSALEQKINSIIKDKNATVGISVLGFENGFKYNKNADKKLPMQSVFKFHIAAAVLDYVDQGKLSLDHKILLDKTNLLENTWSPLRDKYQQGNVEVPLSEILEYTVAKSDNNGCDIMLKLLGGTETVQKFMNSKGMKGFQIKFNEADMHKDWNAQYQNYSTAASATEVLKKFYDGKLLSKKSTDYLMKVMLSTSTGKNKLIEQLPENTPVARKTGASGKNNGGLTGAENEIAVVTLPNGKHYAIAVFVSNSTETDAINCKMISDISKSAWDYFNR, translated from the coding sequence GAACAGAAAATCAATTCAATTATCAAAGATAAAAATGCAACAGTCGGGATTTCCGTTCTAGGTTTTGAAAATGGTTTTAAATACAATAAAAATGCGGACAAGAAACTTCCGATGCAGAGTGTTTTCAAGTTTCATATTGCTGCAGCCGTTCTGGATTATGTTGATCAGGGAAAGCTGTCTTTGGATCATAAAATCCTTTTAGATAAAACCAATTTACTGGAAAATACGTGGTCGCCGCTTCGAGACAAATATCAACAGGGAAATGTGGAAGTTCCATTGAGTGAAATCCTTGAATACACGGTTGCCAAAAGCGACAACAATGGTTGTGATATTATGCTCAAACTTCTCGGAGGAACGGAAACCGTACAAAAATTTATGAATTCTAAAGGAATGAAAGGCTTTCAGATCAAATTTAATGAAGCAGATATGCATAAAGACTGGAATGCACAGTATCAAAACTACAGCACCGCAGCTTCTGCTACTGAAGTTCTGAAAAAATTTTATGATGGAAAATTGCTTTCCAAAAAATCTACGGATTATTTAATGAAGGTAATGCTTTCCACTTCTACAGGAAAAAATAAACTGATTGAACAACTTCCCGAAAACACACCTGTAGCGCGAAAAACAGGAGCTTCCGGGAAGAATAATGGTGGCTTAACAGGCGCTGAAAATGAAATTGCCGTCGTCACTTTACCGAATGGCAAACATTATGCAATAGCTGTATTTGTGAGCAACTCAACGGAGACGGATGCCATTAACTGCAAAATGATTTCGGATATATCAAAGTCGGCCTGGGATTATTTTAACAGATAG